DNA from Thermococcus sp. LS1:
AGGTTCTTAACTTCCCTCCTAAACTTCTGGACATCCAGGGCAAGGTCAAAGCTAAGCGGAAGCATCTCCGAGAACCAGGCAGGTATGGTTGGCTTCGCACCCTCGCGCGGGATAACGTAGATCTTGTTGCCCCTGCTCTTGATGAACTCGTAGGTTCTTCCGGCGAGAACAAAGATATCTCCTGGCATGAGCCTCTCGGCGAACTCCTCTTCAACCGTTCCGATGAGCTTCTTGTCCATCGTGTAAACCTTTATCTTCGCCTCGTCGGGAATTGTCCCGACGTTCATGTAGTAGATGGCCCTCGTCATCTTGCCGCGCCTGCCGAATTTTCCGTCCTCCAGCCATATCTTGGCGTAGACCTTCCTCTCTTCGAGGCCGGCGTATTCTCCCGCCAGATACTTCAGCACGCTCATGAAGTCCTCGTAAGGCAGGTCGTGGAAGGGGTAAGCTCTCCTCACGAGCTTGTATGCCTCATCGACCTCCCAGACCTGATTCAGTGCCATACCAAGCAGGTGCTGAACCAGAACATCGAGAGGATTCTTCGGGATTCTAATCCTGTCGAGCCTCCTGTTGCGGGCGTTGTGCGCCAAAACGGTAACCTCGACCAAATCGTCCCTGTCGAGGGCCAAAATGACGCCTTTGCTCACGTCGTGCAGCCTGTGACCGGCCCTTCCAATCCTCTGCAATGCTCTATTGACGCTCTTTGGCGAACCGATGAGGACAACCAAATCTATTGTACCGATGTCAATGCCAAGCTCTAAGCTTGTCGAAGTGACGACGGCCTTCAGCTCACCCCTCTTTAGCTTCTCCTCGACGTCCAGGCGAACCTCTCGCGAAAGGCTTGAGTGATGAGCTTCGATCAGCCCCTCAAACTCCGGATAGCGCTTCTTCAGGTTGAAGGCTACTCTCTCAGCACCACTCCTCGTGTTGGTGAAGATTAGCGTCGTCCTGTGCTCCCTTATCAGCTCGGCCAGGCGCCTGTAGAGGGCGTCGCTCAGGGTTCCAGCGTCAGTGTAAATCAAATCCTCGACGACGCTCTCGACCCATATTTTGGTCTCTTTGGCGAAGCTGACGTCAACTATTAGGCCTGGCCTCGGTTTGCCCTCATCGTCAAAACCGAAAACGAACTTGGCAACTTCCTCAAGCGGATGAATCGTTGCACTCAAGCCTATCCTGACGAATTCACTCTCGGCGAGATTTGCCAGGCGCTCGATGCTCAACGCCAGGTGGGAACCGCGCTTGTTCTCGGCCAAGGCGTGAACCTCATCGATGATGAGGTACTTTACAGTTCTCAGCCTCTCGCGGAACTTTGGCGCATTGAGCGCTATGGCGAGGCTTTCTGGAGTGGTTATGAGTATGTGGGGCGGCTTCCTCACCATCTTGCTCTTCTCGTAGCTCGAGGTGTCGCTCGTCCTTATGCCGACCCTTATCTCCGGCAGCTCGTAGCCAAGCTCCTTGGCGACCTCCTTTATCTCCGCCAATGGCCCCTCAAGATTGCGCTTTATGTCGTTGTTGAGTGCTCTCAACGGAGAGACGTAGAGAACGTAGATTTTATCATCCAGCTTCCCCTCCTTCCCCAAAAGAATAAGCTCGTTTATTGCCGCGAGAAAGGCAGAGAGAGTCTTTCCAGAACCGGTCGGCGATGAGATGAGAACATTCTCCCCCCTGTGGATCTCAATAACCGCATATCGCTGGGGCGGGGTGAAGGTGCCGAACTTCCGCTTAAACCACTCTCTAACCGGCTCGCTCAGTATCTCGAATATCTCCTCGTCCGCGTATTCCCTCTCAGCGTACCTTATCCTCTTCCCACTCATCGGCCGACCATTTGCTTTTGGATTTTTAAACTATTCGGTTGGCTTAACAAACTTTTTAAGTGCTTATGATGAACCCCAATTGGGTGAGAAGATGGAGGTGCTCAAAAAGGTTCTTGAGGAGTTCAACCGGCTCCACGGCAGCGAAGCCCAGGCCAGGCTCGTGGGAGTCAATGGTGATGAGGTTGTCATTGAGTTCGAGGGCTCGTTCTGCGCAACCTGCGGGCTCTACGACTACTTCGACGACATCAAGTGGGAGGCCCTGGAGTTCGGCCTGAGAGTTGAGCCCGTCGAGGTCTTGGAGGCCGAAGAAGATGAATTCGAGCACGGACGGTACGTTGTAAAGTACAGGCTCGCAGGCAAAAGTTAAAAGCGCTCCCTCGATTCTTCCACCATGGACTTCCTCCTCTTGGCCCTTACGGTAATCCTCGCTTGGGACGGCTACTTTTTCGTTAATTACCTAATTAGCCTTTTCCGTAATTACAGAATTCGGGAATGGACGCCGAAGGTTAGCCTAATAATCCCTGCCTATAACGAGGGAGAAAGGGTCTTGAGGGCAATAAAATCGGCCCTTGCTCAGGATTATCCAGACTTTGAGGTCATAGTTGTCGATGATGGAAGCGAGGACAGCACCTTTGAGGTTGCCAATTCCGTCAACGATCCGAGGCTCAGAGTTTACAGAAACGAACACAGCGGAAAGGCCAGAGCATTGAACTTCGGTCTCTCAAAAGCTAGTGGGGAGATAATAGTCACCACAGATGCAGACAGCGAGCTTGATGAAAACGCCCTGAAGGAGCTGGTGAGACGCTTCTACTCCAATGAGGTACTCGGCGTGGGCGGCCAGGTACGGGTTATGGGCTCGTCCTTCCTCGAGAGGGCGCAGGACACCGAGCACCTGAGGATTGCAATGTTCCGGCGCGCTAAAGAGCTCAACGACCTGAGCCTCGCCCCCGGGCCCATAGCGGCCTTCAGGAGGGAAGCGCTTGAGAGAATTGGCGGTTTTGTTGAGGACATAGTCGAGGACTATGCCACGACCAAAGCGGTCAAGAAGTTAGGAAGGGTTGTCTACGCCCCAATGGCCAAGGTCTACACCGAGATGCCAAAGAGCCTCTCCGTGCTCTGGCGCCAGAGGAAGCGCTGGTTCCTCGGCGACCTGAAGAACCTCGGCGGCGGCTTCACCAAGGATTGGGCGTTCCTGCTGTTTTCCGACTTCGTGGCATTTCTTGATGTTGTCCTTCCCCCCCTCCTCTTGGTTCTTGGTCTCTTTGAGCTCTTTGCATTTTGGTATGGCTTCGAGGTCGTCACAATGCTCGTGCCAACGGTCGTTGAAGGAGGCTCACTCCTAAACGCGCTCCTGTTTCCTTTCATCGTGTGGTTCTGGGCGCTGTTCTACCTCACACTCCACCTTTACGGCTACGTTAGGCTACTCCTGGGCAGGCTTTGAGAGTGCCTGCTCCCCATCTTCATTCGAAACCTTTAAATGCCCATCCCTGTGCTACATAAACTATATAGACTATGTGTTAACCAATAGACTAAATAGGCGTGATGACGATGATGCTCATAACCGCCGCCCTCTTCATGGCCTGGGCAATAGGCGCGAACGACAGCGCAAAGGCAGTTGGGACCGCTGTGGGGTCTGGAGTTATCGGATTCAAGCGGGCCGTGCTGCTCATTGGAATATTTACGACTCTGGGCGCCCTCCTCGGTGGTTCGGGCGTTTCAGGGACGGTGAGCGGGTTAGCCGAAGGCATGGAAGCCTCGACGCTCGGTTTAGTGCTCTTCAGCGCGGCGGTAGCAGTTACAATCGCAAGCCTCTGGGGAAAGCCCATCTCAACCACTCAGTCCCTCATCGGAGCTTTAACCGGTGCATCCCTTGCGCTTGGTCTGTCTGTGGACTGGGGAACTCTTGGGAGGATAGCCCTTGCATGGGTTCTCTCCCCCATCCTGGCGGCCCTTGCGGCCATAGTCGTCTATCGTCTCTACTCTCCGGTGTTGAAGAGAATAAAGTGCCTCAGAAACTTGGAGCTGACCCAGAGGTGGCTGATATTCACGGCGGCTTCTTTCTCAGCTTTCAACCTCGGTGCAAACGAGCTCTCAAACGTAGCAGGTATATTAGAAAGCTTGGGCTTTAATGGGCCGTTCAAGGTCGTCCTTGCCCTCATGCTCGCCATTGGAGCGCTGACCTTCAGCTATGAGGTCATGATGACAGTTGGAAGGAACCTCTCTCCTCTGGGACCAACTTCGGCCTTCTCATCGCAGTTAGGAGCTTCTTTAGCGGTCAGCTCCGCTAACCTGCTGGGCCTCCCAGTCAGCTCTGGCCAGGCGATAATAGGCGCCATAAGCGGGCTTAGTGCTTACAAGGGCGAGCGTGTAAACGTCAGGGTTCTCCTTGGAATAGTTCGGGGGTGGATTCTCGGTCCTCTGGCTGCAGGTGGGCTGGCATACCTGCTCGTCGGCCTCTTAGCTTAGGCTTTTAAACCGACCGCCGAAGGTTCTTGAGGTGTTGCGAGATGGTCGAGTTTAAGTTTGAGGTAAAGGCGAGAGACGCCGCTGGCAGGATTGGAAAGCTTGAAGTTAACGGGAAGAAGATAGAAACGCCTGCCATAATGCCAGTCATCAACCCGAAGCAGCTCATAGTGACGCCGAAGGAACTGAAGGAGATGGGCTTCGGCATGGTAATCACCAACTCCTACATCATTTACAAGACACCCGAGCTTAGAGAGAAAGCCCTCGAGATGGGCATCCACAGGCTCCTCGACTACGACGGCATTATCGAAGTCGATTCCGGCTCCTTCCAGCTCATGCGCTACGGCGGCGTTGACGTTACCAACAGGGAAATAGTCGAGTTCCAGGAGAAGATTGGCGTCGATATAGGTACGTTCCTCGATATACCAACGCCGCCAGACGCACTGAAGGAGAAGGCGGAGGAAGACCTTAGGATAACCCTCGAGCGCGCGAAGGAGGTCGAGGAGATAAAGGGGATAGCGATGAACGCGGCGGTTCAGGGCTCAACGTATCCGGACCTGAGGACATATGCCGCCCAAAAGCTCAGCGAGATGAACTTTGAGATTCATCCCATCGGTGCCGTCGTGCCGCTGATGGAGAGCTACCGCTACAAAGATCTGGTTGATGTTGTCATAGCCTCCAAGCAGGGGCTGAGGCCCGACAGGCCGGTTCACCTCTTCGGCGCTGGCCACCCGATGATTTTTGCCCTCGCCGTTGCAATGGGGATAGACCTCTTCGACTCTGCCAGCTACGCCCTCTACGCCAAGGACGACCGCTATCTAACGCCTGAAGGGACCAAACACCTGAGCGAGCTTGAGTACTTCCCGTGCTCCTGTCCAGTGTGTAGCCGCTACACCCCTCAGGAGCTCCGCGAGATGCCGAAGGAAGAGCGCACGAGGCTTCTGGCTTTGCACAACCTCTGGGTAATCCGGGAGGAGCTCAACCGCGTGAAGCAGGCCATCAAGGAGGGCGAACTCTGGAGGTTAGTTGACGAGAGGGCGCGCTCACATCCGAAGCTCTACGCGGCCTACAGGAGACTGCTCGAATACCAAGATTACTTGGAGCGGAACGAGCCGATAACCAAGGCAAGCGCCTTCTTCAAGGTGAGCGAAGAATCTTTGAAGTGGCCAATAGTCCAGAGGGCCAAAGCGAGGGCGGAGCGCGTTAAGGCGAAGTTCCCTGAAACCATCAACCACCCGATATTCGGGGAGATTCCCAAGTATTTAAGCCTCAGCTACCCCTTCGCCCAGAGTGAGGGCGAGGAGGACTTTACGATAGAGAAGCCAAGGAAGAGTGAGGTCAGGAACTACGTTATGGCCGTAGCGGAGTACCAGTTCGGAGAGGGTGCTGGGGAGGCCTTTAAGGACGCCTTCGTCGAGCTGTCGAGGAAGACGGGGATGCCAAGGCAGATAAAAGCAAAGGGCAAGCACCTCGCAACCTTCAGGGCCGAGGATGGGCTTTTAACGCTCGGTATCGAAGGTGCTAAGAGGCTCCACGAAATCCTGCCGTTCCCGAAGATGCGCGTGGTGGTCGATGAGGACGCCGAACCCTTCGCGAGGAAGGGCAAGAACGTCTTCGCGAAGTTCGTGATTGATGCTGACGAGAACATAAGGCCCTACGACGAGGTTCTGGTCGTGAACAGAAACGATGAGCTTTTGGCCACCGGGCAGAGCCTCCTCAGCGGAGAGGAGCTGAAGGTTTTCCAGAGCGGTCTGGCTGTGAAGGTCAGGCGTGGCATTGGCTGAGCCTCGAAAATTTTATAACCTCCCACTTTCCCTTTACTTCGGGCGGGCCCGTGGTCTAGATGGTTATGACGCCACCCTTACAAGGTGGAGGTCCGGGGTTCGAATCCCCGCGGGCCCACCAGTTCTATAAAACTCAAATATTAGGGTCCTTCAAGAGATCATCTCATTTTCTTTGACCTCTTTGCCACTACTGTTTGATTCTTGAAAAGCCGTTTTGCTTTTTTGGTGCCTAACGCATAGGTTAAGATTGATGTAGCAATGATTAAGCCCAAGATGTCGTTTTTTACTTCAGGATTAGATAGATAAAAGAACAGGATTATTACCATAAAAAGGGTGGGGAGAAAAACGAATCCTTCAGAGATTGTTCCAGTTTTGACTTTCCATCTTACATGGGGCTTACCTTTAAACTTGGACCAAGTTATGCCGGATACTGTTAAACTATCAGCAAAAAGGTGAGATACATACCCTACAAAGAACCAAAAAATTGCAATGTAACTCTCGACAATGTATCCTAAAATTCCCCCGACGATCAAAGAAACAACTACTCCTGCTTCAATTGTATGCATAGCTCCCCTATGTTCAACATATCTCGAAACTACATTCCCTATTGGCAATTTCGTTGAAATATACGATTTTGGGTGATCAATGTCAGGAAAAAGTGCTCCAAATGCAGCCACTGCTACGAACACTTCATTAAATTCCATGACTCCAAGAATCTTTCCTACAAATGCAAATATCAAATAGAATAATGCTCCAAAAACTGCATGTGTGTACCACATCATAGTAGTCACCAATAAAAATTTTAAAACCTAAAGATTTAACATTTTTGATTTGACACACTAATATTATGTCGCCCTCTTCTCTTCCTCCGGAAACTTCCAATTCCGCGTTATTTTCGTCACGTTGCGGACAAGGGCCTTCTCCTGTGGATTCTTCTCGACGAACTTTTCGAGGAAGGAAATCAGCTCGTCGTAGGTGCCGCGCTCGACCGGGAACGGCACCCTGTCTTTGCCACCAACCGCGTAGGTGAACTTGAAGGGATCGGGCGGATGCGTTACCGGGTCCTTCCAAGACGGGTGAACGTCGTAGACAAGCTCAAGGACAAGTGATAGAGCCCTCAGCGTGCTCGGACCGAGGCCCTTCAGGAGGAGAAGCTCCTCGTAGTTATTCACGCTCAGCTCGCGGGCGAACTCAAGGGCTCTCTTGTTAAGCTCCAGCTTACCTAGGCTTTCGTACTTCTGAATAAGGGCCTTCTCATCCACATCGCGGGGCTTGTAATAAACCAGCGGGCGGTAGCCCTTCGCTATAGCCTTGAGGCTCTCAAGCTCGCGCTCTATCTTCACTGGCTTTTCCTGGATGATATCGAGAAGCGTCTTCTGATATTCCCTGGCTTCCTTCGAGACAGTGTTCAGCGCAAACTCCCTCTTTAAACCTGCAATCCCCTTGTGGGGGTCGAGGGTAAAGACCTCAGCGTCAAACCAGTGGAAGCGCCTCGCCATCCTCTCGGCCTCGTTCATACCCTGCTGTATCACTGCCCAGTTGCCCTCTTCATCCAGGAAGAAGACGTGGTGGTACAGCTGATAGCCAGTCTGGAGGGCAACGGTGTCGACCTTTGCCACAAGCCTGGACGTTCTGACGTATGGAGTCGGGTCGAGGTCGTAGATCTCGGCTATGGTTTTCAGTTCCTCCGGTGTTGCCCTGCTCTTCTTGCCCTTTCCGCCAGCGGCCTTAACGCCCAGCTCCTCCCGCCAGAGGGCGTCCTTTATCATCCCAGCCGTTACCGTCGTGCTCCCAGATGAGTCCCAGTCCATGCCGATGACGTTGTTAAAGGCCTGAAACCACACCGGGTCTGAGAGCCTCTCTAAGAGACCTTTAGTCCCGTACTCCTCGACGGCGAGAATCAGGACTAAGCGCGTCAGCTTCCTCATCCTCTGGGCGAGCCATGGCGGAACGTGGCCGCCGTGGAGGGGTAAATCAGCGACGTTCCTCATCAGGGTTATATCATCACTCAAGGTTTTAACCCTTGTTCCGGAAAATCCTCATGTGAGGGCCAGGTGAGATGCATAATCATCGGTTTAACCTGGCAGTAAAACAAGGAAAGCCTTTTTATCCTCTACTTCGATTTTCGTCTGCAGGTTTAATACTGAAGGAGGTCGCGGTAATGGGAGTTGAAAAGGTTCCGAAGTACGACATCCCCACGATTAAGGTCGATTACGTTTTTATTGAGCTCGACAAGATGAAGCCCCACGAGCAGCTCGTCCAGAAGGAGCTCGAGGCATTCATCGAGAGCGTTACCGGCTCTGGCCTCTTCTGGAAGCCGATGCTCCTCGCGAAGGTTCCGGGCGAGGATATGTACCTCATCGTTGACGGCCACCACCGCTGGGCCGGCCTTCAGAAGCTCGGCGCCAAGCGCGCCCCGTCGGTCATCCTCGACTACTTCAGCGATGATGTGAAGGTCTACACCTGGTATCCTGCCTTCAAGGGCAGTCTTGAGGATGTTCTCGAGAGGCTCAAGGCAGAGGGTCTCGAAGTCATCGAGGACCCGGAGGCCGAGGAGAAGGCCGAGAGGGGAGAGATAGCATTCGCCCTCGTCGGTGAGAAGAGCTTTGCCATCCCCGGCGGCCTTGATGAGCAGAAGAGGGTCAGCAAGGTTCTCGACGAGATGAGCGTTGAGGGCAAGATTGAGCTCATCTACTACGGTCTCAAGGAAGACGCCAGAGAGGACATGGCAAAGGGCGAGATTGACTACGTCTTCCTTAGGAAGGCTCCGAGCAAGGAAGAGGTCATGGAGCTCGTCAAGCGCGGCGAGGTCTACTCCCCGAAGACCACCAGGCATGTCCTTCCGTTCAACCCGGACAAGATAGACGTCAAGCTCGAGGAGCTGTTCTGAAACCTTTTAACCTCTTTTTCCTACTCCCTTTGCCGATGAAGAAGGATCAACCGGCTGAAACCGCGCTTCACGCGGCGCCGTGATGAACAGTCCAGGAGGCTGAGGCATGCTTAAGGGGATAATCTTCGACGTTGATGAGACGCTCGTTTACTATGAGGGCTACGATCACCGCGAATGGTACGAGAACTGGGTGATGCCCGCTTTAAGAGAGCACGGCATCGAACTGGATTATGAGACTTACAAAAAGACCGTAACAGGTGAGCTGCCGAGGAGCTACGTCGAGCGCTTCGGCATCAACCACGTCGAGTTCTGGCGGATTGTTGACAAGGTGAACCTTGAATACCGCAAAAGAATGGCGGAACTCGGACGAATAAAGCCTTTCCCTGACGTTGATGCTCTGGGAGAGCTGAAGAAGATGGGTCTGAAGCTCGCCGCGGTGAGCAACGCCTCGCAGGAGTGCACCGAGTTCGTTCTGAACCTCTTCGACCTGAGGAAGTACTTCGACGTCGTCTACGGCAAGGACTACTCCAATCTCGATGGGGTTAAGCCGAATCCCTACCTCGTGGAGAAAGCCCTCAGGGCGCTCAGTCTCAAGCCAGAAGAGGCCCTAATGGTCGGCGACAGTGCTCATGATGTTCTGGCGGGCCACCGTGCGGGAATGAGGGTGGTCAACGTTACCCGTCTCGAAAAGGTTGATGGGGCGGACTACTACGTGAAGGATCTCTGGGAGCTGGTCGAGCTTGTAAAAAAGCTTAGGTAACCGTTGGTATATCGTGGTGGATAATTGCCCGTGAAACACACGGCCATTAGGTTTACTACTTGGCGCATTTTTAGTTTTTGAAATCGTAACTGGAAACAGTTCAGAGTCTGGTTGCGGCATGCTTAAATACAAGGAAATCCATTTAATACAGAGAGTGGTGCACTATGAACAGCTTCAAATGTGAGAGGTGCGGTGCGCCTCTCGAGGTCTCTCCCGAGACTATAGTTGCAATATGCCCCTACTGCGGCTATCCTAACCACATAAGCGGCAACCTGAAGACTGAGCACATCTACATCGTCCCTTCTCTGGACAAAAACGCCATAGCCAAGGCCTTCTGGGAGAGGGTTGAGAGAGATTTTGACCTGAAGAGAATAAAGGACCAGCTTCAAATAGTCGACATCGAAGGACACTACTCGCCCTACTGGAAGGGCTCGGTTCACGTTGAAGGTGAGGTGGAGTACACCGTCCGCGAGGAGGAATGCCGCACCTACACGGACTCCAGCGGCGAGGAACACACGGAATGTCACACCGTCGAGAAACACTACCACGACTTTGTCAATGAAGATATTCCGCTTATAGGTTCCGCCAGGAGGCAGGTCAAGAGCTTTGGTGTCGATGACATCATCGGGCACTACTCACGGAGCAGGCCCAAAGGTAAGAGGCTTCTCGACCTTGACGAGGACCAATGGGGCAAGATAAAGCTCGAGATACTCAATACCGAGATAGATGAACTCCAGGCGAAGATGATGATGCGAGAGGATGCCATAGATGTGATAAGAAACCGCTATTCTGCGAAGGCCGACAGGATAGACCGCTTCGACATCAGGGCCGAAATGCCGGAGAGCGTCTCCCTGGTTCTCTTACCGATGTGGACGGTCTACTACAAATACGGCAACTCAATTTACCACGTGGTTTTCGCCGGCTGGGACGGGAAGGACGTCGCAGCGACGGAGCCGATGACCATGCTTAGGAGGGCCCAGTACATCGGCGCCATTGGCCTTGGTTCGCTCATAGGTGCCTTCGGAGCGGCTTACGGGGGTGCAGTGGCTTCAGGGGCAGTAGTGATATTCGCGCTCATCTTCGGCTCTGTACTAGGCGGCTACGGTGGCTTCAAGGTCCTCGAGGGCCAGCGCGTCGAGAGGGGAGGTTCAATGAGCTCAGTGATGAGTGTATTTAGGAGGTGAGAGCATGGAGGTCGAGTGTCCCACCTGCTCGGCAAAGTTTAAGGTTCCAGACACGGTCAGTGTCGTCACCTGCCCATACTGCGGCACAACGTTCCAGCTCGAAACCAGGGAGGAAGTTGACGATCACTTCTTCTTCCCGCCGATGAAGAAAGACCCCGCTGGACTTCTCCTTAAGTTCCTCTCCAGACAGTACGGCGCTCCTGCAGACATCACCGGAGCGAAGGTCACCAAGAAGGAGCTCCACTGGGTGCCGGTTTATTTCTTCTACCTCCGCGGAAGGAGCAAAAGGTGGGAGACGATAGAGGAGATAAAGTTCATCGGAATCCCTGCTGGTTCGCCTCTTGCCCATCTGCTTCATGGCTACCCCTTCCCGATAAGGGGCAAGCGCTTCTTCGACGAAGCAGTCGTGAAGAAGGGCCGCTATTATGAGCCCAAGATATCAAAGGAAGAAGCGGAGGCCAAGGCCAGGGCAGAGCTCGAGAGTGCCCTGAGGAGCGAGGCGTCGCAGGAGGACAAATCCCTTGGGGGCTTCGAAATAGAAGTCAAGTATCAGGGTCTCGTTCACTATCCCGTCTGGGAGGTTCACTACGAGTATGGCGGTGAGAGATTCACCGGCTACGTGGACGGCTCGGACGGGAGAGTCATTCAGGGGGAGTATCCCCTCATGAGCGAAGCCCGGAAAAAGGCCACCATCCTCGGCGGCGCGGTGCTGGGAGGAGGCTTCCTCATTGGGCTGATAGCATCGGCAATATACGGAAGCATCTGGGGAATCCTCGGTGGTCTGATACCCGCCGGCATAGGTGCGGCAGGGATATTCTCTAAAGGCTCCGTCAGGAAGAGAACCGTTAGCGAAGTTATGAAAGAGTATAAGGGCAACCTGTACTTCAAGCGGATGTGAGGTGGGAAGATGGGAAAGGAAACCTCGATAGTTGAAAAAATAGAGCTCTTGATTCCAGGTTTTCACGGCTATAAGAAGAAGGAGCTCCTTAGGGAAGATGACAGGCTGATAAGGGGAAAGGTCGCGGAAATTCTTGGCCAGGCAAAAAGGGAAATGGAAAGAGCCCTGCAGAGGTGCGCCATGGTGAACTGCCAGCAACTCATGGCAATTGAGAGCCTTCGCAAAAAGCTCATGATGCTGGAGAGCAGGATTCTCCATGCCGAAGCCGGCTACCGCGGCTACTTTGACCGGATTAAGTTCAGGGAGGATGAGCTGAAGAAGCTCATAGAGTACGACGCCCAAATGATAGGTCTGGCCGAAGAGATACTCAACGAGGCCAAAGCTCTGAACGGCCAGATAGCCAACCCGCAGGCCTTAGGCATGGCGGTTCTCAACCTCGAGGACAAGCTGACCAACTTTGAGGACGTCCTGAGCAAAAGAATGAGCTTTGTGGTGGGTGAGTGAAATGGTAACCGTTATCGAGTGGGTCAACCCCGGAGAGGACGAAATAATCTGGCGCTATCCAAACGAGGTCATAACCTGGGGAAGCCAGCTGATAGTTCATGAGTATGAAGTGGCAGTCTTCATGCGCGATGGCAAAATCTACGATGTTCTCGGTCCTGGGAGGCACACCCTCACGACCCAGAACCTTCCGCTCCTCTACAAGCTCGTCGGCGGTTCAAACAGTCCGTTTAAGGCGACGATAATCTTCGTCAGCATGAAGCAGTTCCAGGGGCGCTATGGGGGAGAGACTCAGACGAGGGAGCTGGCTCCAATAAAGTACTATGGCGTCTACTGGTTTAAGGTGGCCGATCCCGTGCTTTTCATCACCGAGGTCGTCGGCGGCCAAAGCCTATACGACGCTAATGATGTCACCAGGTTCATCAGGGCCTACTTCAACGAGGGCATGATGAAGCACCTCTCGACCTACTCCATCGTCGACCTCTTCCAGAACCTTGATATGGTCAGCACACAGGTCAAGGTCAAGCTCATAGAGGACTTCCGCAGGCTCGGCCTCGAGCTGGTTGACGTCAAGATCGAGGGTGTCAACACAACCGATGAGTGGCGCCAGAGGCTCTTCTGGATTATGCAGACCGGAAACGCTCAATACGTCATGCAGATGGACACCACCAAGCAAGTTGCAGCGGAGCTCGGAAAGAGCTCTGGAGCGGCTATGGGCACAGGAATGGTGCTCATCCCGCAGTTGATGCAGCCTCCCGCGCAGCCGGCCCAACCCTACGCTGGAGCTGGAGTTCCGCCCGCTCAGCCGCAGCAGCCAGCTGCTCCAGCAGCACAGCAACAGGAGATATGTCCCTACTGCGGCAAGCCCCTCCCCCCAGGAGCACGCTTCTGCCCCTACTGCGGACACCAGATCCACCGCTGTCCAAATGGGCATGTAGTTCCTGAGGGAGCGAAGTTCTGCCCTATTTGTGGGGCTAAGTTAGAATGAGGCTTCCTCTCAATTTTCTCTTTGATGGCGACACAATGAGAAGCTCCTCGCAAGAACGAGTCTGATAGGAATTTCTATGGGTCAGCTTTCAGAAGGATAAAGAAGGAGATGTTCAAACCCCGAACTTCTCCTCAATGTATGCCCTCGCCAGATCCTTTGTTGCCTTAAGCCCCTTGACGTGCGT
Protein-coding regions in this window:
- a CDS encoding ATP-dependent helicase, whose product is MSGKRIRYAEREYADEEIFEILSEPVREWFKRKFGTFTPPQRYAVIEIHRGENVLISSPTGSGKTLSAFLAAINELILLGKEGKLDDKIYVLYVSPLRALNNDIKRNLEGPLAEIKEVAKELGYELPEIRVGIRTSDTSSYEKSKMVRKPPHILITTPESLAIALNAPKFRERLRTVKYLIIDEVHALAENKRGSHLALSIERLANLAESEFVRIGLSATIHPLEEVAKFVFGFDDEGKPRPGLIVDVSFAKETKIWVESVVEDLIYTDAGTLSDALYRRLAELIREHRTTLIFTNTRSGAERVAFNLKKRYPEFEGLIEAHHSSLSREVRLDVEEKLKRGELKAVVTSTSLELGIDIGTIDLVVLIGSPKSVNRALQRIGRAGHRLHDVSKGVILALDRDDLVEVTVLAHNARNRRLDRIRIPKNPLDVLVQHLLGMALNQVWEVDEAYKLVRRAYPFHDLPYEDFMSVLKYLAGEYAGLEERKVYAKIWLEDGKFGRRGKMTRAIYYMNVGTIPDEAKIKVYTMDKKLIGTVEEEFAERLMPGDIFVLAGRTYEFIKSRGNKIYVIPREGAKPTIPAWFSEMLPLSFDLALDVQKFRREVKNLLDKRGAKSLLMRRYGIDERAARAILAYFHEQARYSVIPDNSTVLVEEVLGEKRNRYFFHTLIGRRANDALSRAFAYMVSQWKNCNVGIAINDNGFALLLPPEKRLDEGEIRALFEIGDLRETLKKALDNTELLKRRFRHVANRGLLILRRYVGRSKRLGRQQVMAVALLKVLKENYPDFPLLKEVYREIMEDKMDVESAEQFLRWVRDEKVKVVIEHNELPSPFAFNLEVIGSSDVVLMEDRRELIKQLHRKIMAMIEASG
- a CDS encoding glycosyltransferase — translated: MDFLLLALTVILAWDGYFFVNYLISLFRNYRIREWTPKVSLIIPAYNEGERVLRAIKSALAQDYPDFEVIVVDDGSEDSTFEVANSVNDPRLRVYRNEHSGKARALNFGLSKASGEIIVTTDADSELDENALKELVRRFYSNEVLGVGGQVRVMGSSFLERAQDTEHLRIAMFRRAKELNDLSLAPGPIAAFRREALERIGGFVEDIVEDYATTKAVKKLGRVVYAPMAKVYTEMPKSLSVLWRQRKRWFLGDLKNLGGGFTKDWAFLLFSDFVAFLDVVLPPLLLVLGLFELFAFWYGFEVVTMLVPTVVEGGSLLNALLFPFIVWFWALFYLTLHLYGYVRLLLGRL
- a CDS encoding inorganic phosphate transporter, which codes for MMLITAALFMAWAIGANDSAKAVGTAVGSGVIGFKRAVLLIGIFTTLGALLGGSGVSGTVSGLAEGMEASTLGLVLFSAAVAVTIASLWGKPISTTQSLIGALTGASLALGLSVDWGTLGRIALAWVLSPILAALAAIVVYRLYSPVLKRIKCLRNLELTQRWLIFTAASFSAFNLGANELSNVAGILESLGFNGPFKVVLALMLAIGALTFSYEVMMTVGRNLSPLGPTSAFSSQLGASLAVSSANLLGLPVSSGQAIIGAISGLSAYKGERVNVRVLLGIVRGWILGPLAAGGLAYLLVGLLA
- the tgtA gene encoding tRNA guanosine(15) transglycosylase TgtA; this encodes MVEFKFEVKARDAAGRIGKLEVNGKKIETPAIMPVINPKQLIVTPKELKEMGFGMVITNSYIIYKTPELREKALEMGIHRLLDYDGIIEVDSGSFQLMRYGGVDVTNREIVEFQEKIGVDIGTFLDIPTPPDALKEKAEEDLRITLERAKEVEEIKGIAMNAAVQGSTYPDLRTYAAQKLSEMNFEIHPIGAVVPLMESYRYKDLVDVVIASKQGLRPDRPVHLFGAGHPMIFALAVAMGIDLFDSASYALYAKDDRYLTPEGTKHLSELEYFPCSCPVCSRYTPQELREMPKEERTRLLALHNLWVIREELNRVKQAIKEGELWRLVDERARSHPKLYAAYRRLLEYQDYLERNEPITKASAFFKVSEESLKWPIVQRAKARAERVKAKFPETINHPIFGEIPKYLSLSYPFAQSEGEEDFTIEKPRKSEVRNYVMAVAEYQFGEGAGEAFKDAFVELSRKTGMPRQIKAKGKHLATFRAEDGLLTLGIEGAKRLHEILPFPKMRVVVDEDAEPFARKGKNVFAKFVIDADENIRPYDEVLVVNRNDELLATGQSLLSGEELKVFQSGLAVKVRRGIG
- a CDS encoding metal-dependent hydrolase yields the protein MMWYTHAVFGALFYLIFAFVGKILGVMEFNEVFVAVAAFGALFPDIDHPKSYISTKLPIGNVVSRYVEHRGAMHTIEAGVVVSLIVGGILGYIVESYIAIFWFFVGYVSHLFADSLTVSGITWSKFKGKPHVRWKVKTGTISEGFVFLPTLFMVIILFFYLSNPEVKNDILGLIIATSILTYALGTKKAKRLFKNQTVVAKRSKKMR